In Hemicordylus capensis ecotype Gifberg chromosome 3, rHemCap1.1.pri, whole genome shotgun sequence, one DNA window encodes the following:
- the MSL3 gene encoding male-specific lethal 3 homolog isoform X5 — protein MTSRGMKFKFHKGERVLCFEPDPTKAKVLYDAKIVDIVIGKDEKGRKIPEYLIHFNGWNRSWDRWAAEDHVLRDTDENRRLQRKLARKAVARMPNGLAQIFFRRRKGKKGRCRLPGVDSVLKSLPAEENDESSEHSISSSSSDDSDEGTDEEIKSEESDIDEKTEMKEEQETHTKRDMEERAINIEIPEILKKKLEEDCYYINRRKRLVKLPCQTNIITILESYVKHFAINAAFSANERSRHHQMTSHTNLNLHYVPPEKNVELCKEMVDGLRITFDFTLPLILLYPYEQAQFKKVTSSKFFLPIKESVASTNRNQEELSPSPPLLNPSTPQSTDSQPATGEPATPKRRKTEPEILQSLRRSTRHTSNCDRLSESSASPQPKRRNIETPASMPKLFLHLEKKTPVHSGSSSPITLTPSKEGSAVFAGFEGRRNNELNEVLSWKLMPETYPPGDQPPPPSYIYGSQHLLRMFGF, from the exons ATGACCTCGCGGGGAATGAAATTTAAATTCCACAAAGGGGAGCGAGTTCTCTGCTTCGAGCCGGACCCGACCAAGGCTAAGGTGCTCTATGATGCCAAG ATTGTTGACATTGTCATTGGAAAggatgagaaaggaagaaagattccAGAATATCTGATCCATTTTAATGGTTGGAACAGAAG CTGGGATAGATGGGCAGCTGAAGATCATGTTCTTCGTGACACTGATGAAAACCGCAGATTACAACGTAAATTGGCAAGGAAAGCTGTAGCTCGCAT GCCAAATGGCCTTGCTCAAATTTTCTTtaggagaagaaaaggaaagaaagggcgTTGCAGATTGCCTGGTGTTGACTCTGTATTGAAGAGCCTTCCTGCTGAAGAGAATGATGAGAGCAGTGAACACT CAATAAGTAGTTCTTCTTCTGATGACAGTGATGAAGGAACAGATGAAGAAATAAAGAGTGAAGAAAGTGACAttgatgagaagacagaaatg AAAGAAGAGCAAGAGACGCATACTAAAAGGGACATGGAAGAAAGAGCAATAAACATTGAGATTCCTGAAATTTTGAAAAAGAAGCTTGAAGAAGATTGTTACTATATCAACAGGAGAAAGCGG CTGGTGAAACTGCCATGTCAGACAAATATAATAACCATCCTGGAGTCATACGTGAAGCATTTTGCAATTAATGCTGCTTTTTCAGCCAATGAAAGATCACGGCACCATCAGATGACTTCACACACCAACCTGAATCTGCATTATGTCCCTCCAGAAAAGAA TGTTGAATTATGTAAAGAAATGGTGGATGGGCTAAGAATAACATTTGACTTCACTCTTCCATTGATTCTGCTCTATCCCTATGAGCAAGCACAATTTAAGAAGGTGACTTCATCCAAATTTTTTCTTCCAATCAAAGAAAGTGTAGCAAGCACTAACAG AAATCAAGAAGAGTTGTCCCCAAGTCCTCCTCTTCTGAATCCATCAACTCCACAATCCACAGATAGTCAGCCTGCAACAGGAGAACCTGCAACACCTAAACGCCGAAAAACTGAACCTGAAATATTGCAGTCTCTAAGGCGTTCCACTCGTCATACATCCAACTGTGACAGATTGTCAGAAAGCAGTGCTTCTCCACAGCCAAAAAGACGGAATATTGAAACTCCAGCATCAATGCCAAAATTGTTTTTGCATCTTGAAAAAA AAACCCCTGTTCACAGTGGATCATCTTCACCAATTACATTGACACCTAGCAAAGAGGGCAGTGCAGTATTTGCTGGTTTTGAAGGCAGAAGAAACAATGAATTAAATGAG GTGTTATCCTGGAAACTCATGCCAGAGACCTATCCTCCAGGAGAccagccaccaccaccttcttacATTTATGGATCTCAGCATTTGCTACGCATGTTTG